One part of the Paroedura picta isolate Pp20150507F chromosome 5, Ppicta_v3.0, whole genome shotgun sequence genome encodes these proteins:
- the DLD gene encoding dihydrolipoyl dehydrogenase, mitochondrial, which yields MQNWGRLCCALGQRSHFNRIHGLQGISAVPLRTYADQVDADVTVVGSGPGGYVAAIKAAQLGFKTVCVEKNETLGGTCLNVGCIPSKALLNNSHLYHLAHGKDFASRGIEITGLRLNLEKMMEQKSGAVKALTGGIAHLFKQNKVTHVSGFGKITGKNQVTATKDDGSTQVINTKNILIATGSEVTPFPGVTIDEDTVVSSTGALSLKQVPEKMVVIGAGVIGVELGSVWQRLGADVTAVEFLGHVGGLGIDMEISKNFQRILQKQGLKFKLNTKVTGATKKPDGKIDVSIEAAAGGKAEVITCDVLLVCIGRRPFTKNLGLEDVGIELDNRGRIPINNRFQTKIPNIYAIGDVVAGPMLAHKAEDEGILCVEGIAGGAVHIDYNCVPSVIYTHPEVAWVGKSEEQLKEEGTEYKVGKFPFAANSRAKTNADTDGLVKILSHKSTDRMLGAHILGAGAGEMVNEAALAMEYGASCEDVARVCHAHPTVSEAFREANLAASFGKAINF from the exons ATGCAGAACTGGGGCCGCCTCTGCTGCGCTCTCGGCCAG AGAAGTCATTTTAACCGCATCCATGGCTTACAAGGGATTTCTGCAGTCCCGTTAAGGACTTACGCTGATCAAG TTGATGCTGACGTTACGGTCGTTGGATCTGGTCCTGGGGGTTATGTTGCTGCTATAAAGGCTGCTCAGCTTGGCTTTAAG ACTGTTTGTGTGGAGAAAAATGAGACGTTAGGTGGAACATGTTTGAATGTTGGGTGTATACCTTCCAAG GCCTTACTGAACAATTCACACCTCTATCATTTGGCCCATGGCAAAGATTTTGCTAGTAGAGGCATTGAAA TTACAGGACTCCGATTGAATTTAGAGAAGATGATGGAACAGAAGAGCGGTGCAGTGAAGGCTTTAACAGGCGGAATTGCTCATTTGTTCAAACAGAATAAG GTGACACATGTGTCCGGTTTTGGAAAAATAACAGGGAAAAATCAGGTCACAGCAACTAAAGATGACGGCAGCACTCaggttattaatacaaagaatattCTTATCGCTACAGGCTCAGAAGTAACACCTTTCCCTGGAGTTACG ATTGACGAGGACACAGTTGTCTCATCTACTGGTGCATTATCTTTAAAACAAGTCCCTGAAAAAATGGTGGTCATTGGTGCAGGAGTCATTGGTGTGGAACTA GGCTCAGTGTGGCAGCGTCTAGGTGCTGATGTAACAGCTGTGGAGTTCCTTGGCCATGTTGGTGGTTTGGGCATTGATATGGAGATCTCGAAGAACTTTCAACGAATCTTACAGAAACAAGGGCTTAAATTCAAACTCAATACTAAAGTTACCGGTGCAACCAAGAAACCAGATGGAAAGATAGATGTTTC GATTGAAGCTGCTGCTGGAGGCAAAGCAGAAGTGATCACTTGTGATGTCCTCCTAGTGTGTATTGGACGGCGGCCTTTCACTAAGAACCTTGGCCTGGAAGATGTGGGTATTGAACTAGATAACAGGGGCAGAATCCCAATCAACAACAGATTCCAGACCAAAATTCCCAA CATCTATGCTATTGGTGATGTAGTGGCTGGACCGATGCTTGCTCACAAAGCTGAAGATGAAGGGATTCTGTGTGTTGAGGGAATTGCTGGAGGTGCTGTTCACATTGACTACAACTGTGTGCCATCGGTAATTTACACGCACCCTGAGGTTGCTTGGGTCGGCAAATCAGAAGAACAGCTGAAAGAGGAG GGGACAGAGTACAAGGTTGGAAAATTTCCGTTTGCTGCGAACAGCAGAGCCAAGACCAATGCAGACACAGATGGCTTGGTCAAGATACTGAGTCACAAATCTACAGACAGGATGCTGGGAGCCCATATTCTAGGCGCA GGTGCTGGAGAGATGGTAAATGAAGCTGCTCTTGCAATGGAATACGGAGCCTCATGTGAAGATGTAGCTAGAGTCTGCCATGCCCATCCG ACTGTATCTGAAGCCTTCAGGGAAGCCAATCTAGCAGCATCGTTCGGCAAGGCTATCAACTtctaa